Proteins from one Thioflavicoccus mobilis 8321 genomic window:
- a CDS encoding RsmB/NOP family class I SAM-dependent RNA methyltransferase → MTGRRRTDPPALRASLTRYRDLIDDWPAFCEAIARPQPTCLWANPARITSGALADLLAEEGLAAEPLAWRPDSLRLVPGVRSGRFWWYCAGLAHAQEEASQLPVTLLSAAPGHRVLDLCAAPGGKTAQIACALGNRGTLVANDFAAERIKALVGNLDRLGIVNTTVTRVDGSNFPAAAGQFDRILVDAPCSSEGTLRRNPDRAADLNVALSQRLAARQRALLRKAVQRCRPGGRIVYSTCTFAPEENELVVADILAEQGGRLRLCAAEVAGLKTAPGVTAWAGRALDASLARCLRLWPHHNDTGGFFVAVLEKDPTLPGEPEPTPAALTAEAGDEAWVEALTARYGLPEGLWQELRIQRQTRRGLHLIAADHRPPAAPAAEGRGLFFQRTNIRPPKLTTAGALLFGAHATRHRLELSAAQRDAYLAREDLVPSPRQVAEAVPGQVIVTHRGFPLGLAIWHRSGTLASLFPSRWSGCAGGGRPSVEAEAED, encoded by the coding sequence TTGACGGGTCGCCGCCGCACCGATCCCCCGGCGCTGCGCGCCTCGCTGACACGCTACCGCGACCTGATCGACGACTGGCCGGCATTTTGCGAGGCGATCGCGCGGCCGCAGCCGACCTGTCTGTGGGCCAACCCGGCGCGGATCACGTCCGGGGCGCTGGCCGATCTGCTCGCCGAGGAGGGGCTCGCTGCCGAACCGCTGGCCTGGCGTCCGGACAGCCTGCGGCTCGTGCCCGGGGTGCGCTCCGGACGCTTCTGGTGGTACTGCGCCGGGCTTGCACACGCCCAGGAGGAGGCCTCGCAGCTGCCGGTGACCCTGCTCTCTGCGGCCCCGGGGCACCGGGTGCTCGATCTGTGCGCCGCCCCGGGCGGCAAGACGGCCCAGATCGCCTGCGCCCTCGGCAACCGCGGCACCCTCGTCGCCAACGACTTCGCTGCCGAGCGGATCAAGGCGTTGGTCGGCAATCTCGACCGGCTGGGGATCGTCAACACGACGGTGACGCGCGTCGATGGTTCGAACTTTCCGGCGGCGGCCGGGCAGTTCGATCGTATCCTGGTCGATGCGCCCTGCTCCAGCGAAGGCACGCTGCGGCGCAACCCCGATCGCGCCGCCGACCTCAACGTCGCCCTCTCCCAGCGGCTCGCCGCCCGCCAGCGGGCGCTGCTGCGCAAGGCCGTGCAGCGCTGCCGCCCAGGCGGGCGCATCGTCTATTCGACCTGTACCTTCGCGCCGGAGGAGAATGAGCTGGTCGTCGCCGACATCCTCGCCGAGCAGGGCGGGCGGCTGCGGCTGTGTGCCGCCGAGGTGGCCGGGCTGAAGACGGCGCCGGGCGTCACCGCCTGGGCCGGGCGGGCGCTCGATGCGAGCCTGGCGCGCTGTCTGCGGCTCTGGCCCCATCACAACGATACCGGCGGCTTCTTCGTCGCCGTGCTGGAGAAGGACCCGACGTTGCCTGGCGAGCCGGAGCCCACGCCGGCGGCGCTCACGGCCGAGGCGGGTGATGAGGCTTGGGTGGAGGCGCTGACCGCCCGCTACGGGCTACCCGAGGGGTTGTGGCAGGAGCTGCGGATCCAGCGTCAGACCCGCCGCGGGCTGCACCTGATTGCCGCCGACCATCGTCCGCCGGCGGCGCCCGCCGCCGAGGGCAGGGGCCTGTTCTTCCAGCGGACGAATATCCGTCCACCGAAGCTGACGACGGCTGGCGCCCTGCTGTTTGGGGCGCACGCCACGCGGCATCGCCTGGAGCTGTCGGCGGCGCAGCGCGACGCCTATCTGGCCCGCGAGGATCTGGTGCCGTCCCCGCGGCAGGTCGCCGAGGCGGTCCCTGGCCAGGTGATCGTCACCCACCGAGGTTTCCCGCTGGGGTTGGCGATCTGGCATCGCTCGGGGACGCTCGCGAGCCTCTTCCCGAGCCGCTGGAGCGGCTGTGCCGGCGGGGGCCGTCCGAGCGTTGAGGCAGAGGCCGAGGATTAA
- a CDS encoding ExbD/TolR family protein produces MRLPPRPWHRPREPIGPLVDIVFLLLIFFLLAGTLEPVLPLAVAPPHATRPGVPLDGPIRVQLAADGRLGLDGQVVSDAALATAIGARLAGTEPPPAVQVEADGDASSGAVLDLLGRLRTAGAERLALVTIAESPRADD; encoded by the coding sequence ATGAGACTGCCGCCGCGTCCATGGCACCGCCCGCGCGAACCGATCGGCCCGCTCGTCGACATCGTCTTCCTGCTGCTGATCTTCTTCCTCCTGGCCGGTACGCTCGAGCCGGTCTTGCCGCTCGCAGTCGCACCGCCGCACGCGACGCGACCCGGAGTGCCGCTCGACGGACCGATTCGGGTGCAGCTCGCGGCGGACGGTCGGCTCGGCCTCGACGGCCAGGTGGTGAGCGATGCGGCGCTGGCGACCGCGATCGGCGCGCGCCTGGCCGGGACCGAGCCACCGCCCGCGGTCCAGGTCGAGGCCGACGGCGACGCGTCGAGTGGCGCGGTGCTGGACCTGCTGGGGCGGCTGCGTACGGCCGGCGCCGAGCGACTGGCGCTCGTGACCATCGCCGAGTCACCCCGCGCCGATGACTGA
- the argE gene encoding acetylornithine deacetylase, with protein sequence MSRPLPSLRQMLEDLIATPSVSSSQPDRDQSNLPLLELLATWLDDAGFDVEIAALPGRPDKANLIATLGGGPGGLVLAGHADTVPFDGHLWQHDPLRLTEDGDRLYGLGTSDMKSFFALAIEATRGLAAETLRQPLTILATADEESAMHGARALLDAGRPLGRYALIGEPTGLRPVRLNKGVMGEAIRLIGRSGHASDPSLGIDALEGMHAILSDLFAWRDALAAHHRHPAFAIPYPTISPGYIHGGDNANRICGECQLHLDLRLLPGLTPEALRAELEARVATVAAPRGLQWEVAALFPSIPPAETPADSAIVEAAEALTGRPAEAVNFGTEAFFFNRLGLETVVLGPGDIAQAHQPDEYLESARIAPMIELLQGLIHRFCIEVQAGQEGPPLSGA encoded by the coding sequence ATGTCCCGACCACTCCCGTCCCTGCGCCAGATGCTCGAAGACCTGATCGCCACGCCTTCGGTCAGCAGCAGCCAGCCCGACCGCGACCAGAGCAACCTGCCGCTGCTCGAGCTGCTGGCCACCTGGCTTGACGACGCCGGCTTCGACGTCGAGATCGCAGCGCTGCCGGGGCGGCCAGACAAGGCCAACCTGATCGCGACGCTCGGGGGCGGCCCCGGCGGTCTGGTACTCGCCGGCCACGCCGACACCGTGCCCTTCGACGGCCACCTCTGGCAGCACGACCCACTCCGACTGACCGAGGACGGCGATCGCCTCTACGGACTCGGCACCTCGGACATGAAGTCCTTCTTCGCCCTCGCGATCGAGGCCACCCGTGGGCTCGCGGCCGAGACGCTACGCCAACCGCTCACGATCCTGGCGACGGCCGACGAGGAGTCGGCGATGCACGGCGCGCGCGCCCTGCTCGATGCCGGCCGTCCGCTCGGGCGCTACGCGCTGATCGGCGAGCCGACCGGGCTGCGGCCCGTGCGATTGAACAAGGGCGTCATGGGCGAGGCGATCCGCCTGATCGGGCGCAGCGGCCATGCCAGCGACCCGAGCCTCGGCATCGATGCGCTGGAGGGCATGCACGCGATCCTGAGCGATCTCTTCGCCTGGCGCGATGCGCTCGCCGCGCACCATCGTCACCCGGCCTTCGCGATCCCCTACCCGACGATCAGCCCCGGCTACATCCATGGCGGCGACAACGCCAACCGCATCTGCGGCGAGTGTCAGCTGCATCTCGACCTGCGCCTGCTGCCGGGACTCACCCCAGAGGCGCTGCGCGCAGAGCTCGAGGCGCGCGTCGCCACGGTCGCGGCCCCGCGCGGGCTGCAATGGGAAGTCGCCGCCCTCTTCCCGAGCATCCCGCCGGCGGAAACCCCCGCCGATTCGGCCATCGTCGAGGCCGCCGAGGCACTCACCGGACGCCCCGCCGAGGCCGTCAATTTCGGCACGGAGGCATTCTTCTTCAATCGACTCGGCCTCGAGACGGTCGTCCTCGGCCCGGGCGATATCGCCCAGGCCCACCAGCCCGACGAATACCTCGAGAGCGCCCGCATCGCACCGATGATCGAGCTGCTTCAGGGGCTGATCCACCGTTTCTGCATCGAGGTGCAGGCGGGGCAGGAAGGCCCGCCATTGTCGGGCGCCTGA
- a CDS encoding MarR family winged helix-turn-helix transcriptional regulator, producing MKFIRDESAGYLANHMARLFARELQARIKPLGLSTGTFPALLILWEHDGLTQRELIEHLDVEQPTMANTLARMERDGLIVRRRDSVDGRAQRVWLTDAARVLRDAATTAAEEVNDRALAVLSPSERATFLDAMRRIIVAMQAGPSDDADQ from the coding sequence ATGAAATTCATCCGAGACGAATCGGCGGGCTACCTCGCCAACCACATGGCGCGGCTTTTCGCGCGTGAGCTCCAGGCCCGGATCAAGCCGCTGGGGCTGAGCACCGGTACCTTCCCGGCGTTGCTGATCCTCTGGGAGCATGATGGGTTGACCCAGCGCGAGCTGATCGAGCACCTCGACGTCGAGCAGCCGACGATGGCCAACACCCTGGCGCGGATGGAGCGCGACGGCCTGATCGTCCGCAGAAGGGATTCCGTCGACGGCCGCGCCCAGCGGGTCTGGCTGACCGACGCGGCCCGGGTTTTGCGGGATGCGGCCACCACGGCGGCCGAGGAGGTGAACGACCGTGCCCTCGCCGTGCTCTCGCCATCCGAGCGCGCGACCTTCCTCGACGCGATGCGCCGGATCATCGTTGCGATGCAAGCCGGGCCGTCGGACGATGCGGATCAGTGA
- a CDS encoding ExbD/TolR family protein, translating into MHVEPLARPRRGLRLAPLVDVVFLLLVFFMLVARLETPQAIAIDPPAAPGGTLAGTVLVRVDAAGRLDLNGTPTTLAGLPEALAPLRAHDPAPRVLVQPAPGLPLQGLVRVLDALAAAGIADPLLLERRAADDAGR; encoded by the coding sequence ATGCACGTTGAGCCCCTCGCCCGACCCAGGCGCGGGCTGCGGCTCGCCCCGCTGGTCGACGTCGTCTTCCTGCTGCTGGTCTTCTTCATGCTCGTCGCGCGGCTGGAGACCCCCCAGGCAATCGCGATCGACCCGCCCGCGGCCCCCGGCGGCACGCTCGCCGGCACGGTGCTGGTGCGCGTCGACGCCGCAGGGCGGCTGGACCTCAACGGGACCCCGACGACGCTTGCCGGCCTGCCCGAGGCGCTCGCCCCGCTGCGCGCCCACGACCCCGCGCCACGCGTCCTCGTGCAGCCGGCGCCGGGGCTGCCGCTGCAGGGGCTGGTGCGGGTGCTCGATGCGCTCGCGGCCGCCGGTATCGCCGATCCGCTCCTGCTCGAGCGCCGTGCCGCCGATGACGCGGGCCGATGA
- a CDS encoding energy transducer TonB, with product MTDGGTFSRGQWALAAGVALALHGLLAWAWLAATPPLAPASGGHGGLRVGTLSLGAAEAPRVTAVAAEAPTRAVPRPTATQTMAEVAPPPRQTEAEAVRPPRPEPPPRAPSQRPPQRTSERPTERTSTAQPRDDKGGHAGGDSGREGAVGADHEARPLPDNPRPVYPLLARRQGIEGRVLIRVAVLDSGRVGRAEVSRGSGARALDNAALAAVRRWRFHPALRNGQAIAATITVPVIFRLED from the coding sequence ATGACTGATGGAGGCACCTTCAGCCGCGGCCAATGGGCGCTGGCGGCCGGGGTCGCGCTGGCGCTGCATGGCCTGCTCGCCTGGGCCTGGCTCGCGGCGACGCCACCGCTCGCGCCAGCGAGCGGCGGCCACGGCGGACTCAGGGTCGGAACCCTGTCGCTCGGCGCCGCCGAGGCACCGCGCGTGACGGCGGTCGCCGCCGAGGCGCCGACCCGGGCCGTGCCCCGGCCGACCGCGACGCAAACGATGGCCGAGGTCGCGCCGCCGCCCAGACAGACCGAAGCCGAAGCGGTCCGACCGCCTCGGCCCGAGCCACCGCCGCGCGCGCCGAGCCAACGCCCACCCCAACGGACCAGCGAGCGCCCCACGGAACGCACCAGCACCGCCCAGCCACGCGACGACAAGGGCGGACACGCCGGTGGCGACAGCGGCCGCGAGGGCGCGGTCGGCGCGGATCACGAGGCCCGGCCGCTGCCGGACAATCCCCGCCCGGTCTATCCGCTGCTGGCCCGCCGCCAGGGGATCGAGGGGCGCGTCCTGATCCGCGTCGCAGTACTCGACTCGGGTCGAGTCGGCCGCGCCGAGGTGAGCCGCGGCAGCGGTGCACGGGCGCTCGACAACGCGGCGCTCGCGGCCGTGCGGCGCTGGCGTTTCCACCCCGCCCTGCGCAACGGCCAGGCGATCGCCGCGACGATCACGGTGCCTGTCATCTTCCGGCTCGAGGACTAG
- a CDS encoding RimK family protein has product MAEHILLVEQPSDWKPGFPRLPVVTARDYLASGDYSAHRQLRVINLCRSYRYLSIGYYCSLLAEARGHKVIPTVRTIQDLSSRDIYNLSTEELNAQAQKSLARRKDGLVPTAYELTIFVGHCGVKELEPLARQIFEAFRCPILRVEFRLHGTWRIGAIKALPIDGLTAEQEDEFFAALERYLSQRWRQPRARLTYKYDLAILHDPAEELPPSNPKALQRFVRAGKTLGLNVELIQRKDYGRLAEYDALLIRETTQIGHHTFRFAKKADSEGMAVIDDPDSILRCTNKVYLAELLEANRVPRPKTLILRRETLLDAEAEIDYPIVVKIPEGSFSRGVFKAADRTELQRIAAKLFKQSDLILAQEYLYTEFDWRIGILGRRPLYACKYFMSEAHWQIVRHDGDGHHEEGLFETVSVVAAPAAVVRTALKAANLIGNGLYGVDLKVTDRGPVVIEVNDNPNLDAGVEDKVLGDDLYRAVIGELVARLDRRRSSVGRSRP; this is encoded by the coding sequence ATGGCTGAGCACATCCTATTGGTCGAGCAGCCCTCGGACTGGAAGCCCGGCTTCCCGCGCTTGCCGGTCGTCACGGCCCGCGACTATCTGGCGAGCGGCGACTACTCGGCCCACAGGCAGCTGCGCGTCATCAATTTGTGCCGCAGCTATCGCTACCTCAGTATCGGCTACTATTGCTCGCTGCTCGCCGAGGCCCGCGGTCATAAGGTGATCCCGACCGTACGCACGATCCAGGACCTCTCCAGCCGCGACATCTACAACCTCTCGACCGAGGAGCTCAACGCCCAGGCGCAGAAGTCGCTCGCGCGGCGTAAGGACGGGCTGGTGCCGACCGCCTACGAGCTGACCATCTTCGTCGGCCACTGCGGGGTCAAGGAGCTCGAGCCGCTGGCCCGCCAGATCTTCGAGGCCTTCCGCTGTCCGATCCTGCGGGTCGAGTTCCGCCTGCACGGCACCTGGCGCATCGGCGCGATCAAGGCGCTGCCGATCGACGGCCTCACCGCCGAGCAGGAGGACGAGTTCTTCGCCGCGCTGGAGCGCTACCTGTCGCAGCGCTGGCGCCAACCGCGCGCGCGCCTCACCTACAAGTACGACCTGGCCATCCTCCACGACCCGGCCGAGGAGCTGCCGCCGTCGAACCCCAAGGCCCTGCAGCGCTTCGTGCGCGCCGGCAAGACCCTCGGGCTCAATGTCGAGCTCATCCAGCGCAAGGACTATGGCCGCCTGGCCGAGTACGACGCACTCCTGATCCGCGAGACGACGCAGATCGGCCACCATACCTTCCGTTTCGCCAAGAAGGCCGACAGCGAGGGGATGGCGGTCATCGACGATCCGGACTCGATCCTGCGCTGTACGAACAAGGTCTACCTCGCCGAGCTGCTCGAGGCCAACCGGGTGCCGCGCCCCAAGACGCTGATCCTGCGCCGCGAGACCCTGCTCGACGCCGAGGCCGAGATCGACTATCCGATCGTCGTCAAGATCCCGGAGGGTTCGTTTTCGCGCGGGGTCTTCAAGGCCGCCGACCGCACCGAGCTCCAGCGTATCGCCGCCAAGCTCTTCAAGCAGTCCGACCTGATCCTTGCCCAGGAGTACCTCTACACCGAGTTCGATTGGCGCATCGGCATCCTCGGGCGCCGGCCCCTCTACGCCTGCAAGTACTTCATGAGCGAGGCCCACTGGCAGATCGTCCGCCACGACGGCGACGGCCATCACGAGGAGGGGCTGTTCGAGACGGTTTCGGTCGTCGCTGCGCCGGCTGCGGTCGTGCGCACAGCGCTCAAGGCGGCCAACCTGATCGGCAACGGCCTCTACGGCGTCGACCTCAAGGTCACCGATCGCGGCCCCGTCGTCATCGAGGTCAATGACAACCCGAACCTTGATGCTGGCGTCGAGGACAAGGTGCTTGGCGACGACCTCTACCGGGCCGTCATCGGCGAGCTGGTCGCACGGCTCGACCGGCGGCGCAGCAGCGTAGGGCGGAGCCGGCCTTGA
- a CDS encoding MotA/TolQ/ExbB proton channel family protein codes for MEPSSTHLATAASPTAAGLDAMTERLLGLFQDGGPILAILAVVSVVALTLTLLKLLQFAHLRVGARGFVPEALALWGSGRTGETDALLAATPNPIAPILAAAMRGLADTDGEPSPAVREEVLREAAAQQKRLASHARGLDLIATLAPLLGLLGTVLGMIDAFRELEAAGGRADPSLLAGGIWEALLTTAAGLAIAIPAAAAVHWIESVVEGIRHDAEDAVTRIFTGNLPAAPTTAPPRGHADAR; via the coding sequence ATGGAACCCTCGTCCACCCACCTTGCCACGGCCGCGAGTCCAACCGCCGCGGGGCTCGATGCCATGACCGAGCGGCTGCTCGGGCTGTTCCAGGACGGCGGGCCGATCCTGGCGATCCTGGCTGTCGTCTCCGTCGTCGCCCTGACGCTGACGTTGCTCAAGCTCTTGCAGTTCGCGCACCTGCGGGTCGGCGCCCGCGGCTTCGTCCCCGAGGCCCTCGCCCTCTGGGGATCGGGCCGCACAGGCGAGACCGACGCGCTCCTCGCCGCGACTCCGAACCCGATCGCCCCAATCCTGGCGGCGGCAATGCGGGGCCTCGCCGACACCGACGGCGAGCCCTCGCCGGCCGTGCGCGAGGAGGTCCTGCGCGAGGCCGCCGCCCAGCAAAAACGCCTCGCCAGCCACGCCCGCGGCCTCGACCTGATCGCCACGCTCGCCCCGCTGCTCGGCCTGCTCGGCACCGTGCTCGGGATGATCGACGCCTTCCGCGAGCTCGAGGCCGCCGGCGGGCGCGCCGATCCATCCCTGCTGGCTGGCGGGATCTGGGAGGCGCTATTGACGACGGCCGCAGGCCTGGCCATCGCGATCCCGGCCGCCGCGGCCGTGCACTGGATCGAGTCGGTCGTCGAGGGGATCCGTCACGATGCCGAGGACGCCGTCACGAGGATCTTCACCGGCAACCTCCCGGCCGCACCGACGACCGCCCCACCGCGCGGCCACGCCGATGCACGTTGA
- a CDS encoding GNAT family N-acetyltransferase/peptidase C39 family protein encodes MPCQIRPAVVADLDALVALEQACFDSDRLSRRQFRYMLSRARAETLVAEDSGQLLGYVLLLFSKATAVARLYSIAVAAAARGQGVARALVGAAEQAAWRAERPFVRLEIRVDNPASRALFEGLGYHQFGVLSDYYEDHMEALRYEKALAPAPTPALARVPFYEQTLDFTCGSSALMMAMKSLEPALALALDRTLELRIWREATTIFMTSGHGGCGPFGLALSARRRGFAVELYVNDCGVPLVDSVRSPEKKEVMRLVHEDMLAEVIRLGIPLTYATLSLEELLARFEAGAVPLVLISSYRIYEERFPHWVVVTGFDEHFVYVNDPYVDYENGETPSDSINMPIQKSEFRRMARYGRAGLQAVVLISCGENQGRCADG; translated from the coding sequence GTGCCCTGTCAGATCCGCCCCGCCGTGGTCGCCGACCTCGATGCCCTCGTGGCCTTGGAGCAGGCCTGTTTCGATAGCGATCGGCTCTCGCGCCGTCAGTTCCGCTATATGCTCTCGCGCGCTCGGGCCGAGACCCTGGTCGCCGAGGACAGCGGGCAGCTCCTCGGCTATGTCCTGCTGCTCTTCAGCAAGGCCACGGCGGTGGCGCGGCTGTATTCGATCGCGGTCGCCGCCGCGGCCCGCGGCCAGGGTGTCGCCCGGGCGTTGGTCGGAGCCGCCGAGCAGGCCGCCTGGCGGGCCGAACGCCCCTTTGTTCGCCTGGAGATCCGCGTCGACAATCCGGCCTCGCGCGCCCTCTTCGAGGGTCTTGGCTATCACCAGTTCGGTGTGCTGTCGGACTACTACGAAGACCACATGGAGGCCCTGCGGTACGAGAAGGCGCTGGCCCCGGCACCCACGCCGGCGCTCGCTCGGGTCCCCTTCTACGAGCAGACGCTGGACTTCACTTGCGGTTCCTCGGCCCTGATGATGGCGATGAAGTCCCTGGAGCCGGCGCTGGCCCTCGCCCTCGACCGCACGCTCGAGCTGCGGATCTGGCGCGAGGCGACGACCATCTTCATGACCTCTGGCCACGGCGGTTGCGGCCCTTTCGGTCTGGCCCTGTCCGCCCGGCGGCGCGGCTTCGCCGTCGAGCTCTATGTCAACGACTGCGGCGTGCCGCTCGTCGACTCGGTGCGCAGTCCGGAGAAGAAGGAGGTCATGCGCCTGGTGCACGAGGATATGCTGGCCGAGGTGATCCGGCTCGGTATCCCGCTGACCTATGCGACGCTGAGTCTCGAGGAGCTGCTCGCACGCTTCGAGGCCGGCGCCGTGCCGCTGGTGCTGATCAGCTCCTACCGAATCTACGAGGAGCGCTTCCCCCACTGGGTCGTCGTCACCGGCTTCGACGAGCACTTCGTCTACGTCAACGACCCCTATGTCGACTATGAGAACGGCGAGACACCGTCGGATTCGATCAATATGCCGATTCAAAAGAGCGAGTTTCGCCGCATGGCCCGCTATGGGCGGGCCGGTCTACAGGCGGTGGTGCTGATCTCGTGCGGCGAGAACCAAGGCAGATGCGCCGATGGCTGA
- the fusA gene encoding elongation factor G produces MSDYNAEDVRNIALVGHAGSGKTTLVEALLAATGVISAPGSIERGTTVCDHDALEKELRHSLDVAITSCSSQGKHINLIDTPGAPDFLGRAISALAAVETAVIIINAQAGIEPVAQRMMKAADRRSLCRLIVIDQIDGPETDLASLTEQIRESFGSECLPINLPADGGQRVVDCFFQPSGGATDFSSVEEAHAQIIDQVVEVDEELMELYLEQGQELKPEQLHDAFEEALREAHLIPICYVSGQTGVGIPELLNILVRLMPNPAEGNPPPFMKGEGAKMTPVQVAPDPSLHAIAHVFKVVNDPFRGKLGVFRIHQGRIATDSQLFVGDARKPFKVNHLFRLHGAEQIEVTEGVPGDILAVARVEDIHFDAVLHDSHEEDQFHLKSIECPVPLFGLAINPIKRGDEQKLTDALHKLQAEDPCLHIEHNASANETVMRGLGEQHLRVLLKRLAEQFHVEVDTKPPSIPYRETISAPAEGHHRHKKQTGGAGQFGEVYLRIEPLERGGGFEFVDATVGGSIPGQFIPSIEKGIRQVLDEGAIAGFPMQDVRVSVYDGKHHPVDSKDIAFVTAGRKAFLDAVDKARAIVLEPIVKIRIAAQSQAMGDLAGDLSGRRGHINGSESRSDGRVIIDGEVPLAELEGYESRLKSMTGGNGTYNIELSHYEPVPGNIQKQLRDAFERVED; encoded by the coding sequence ATGTCAGACTACAACGCCGAGGACGTCCGCAACATCGCCCTGGTCGGCCACGCCGGCTCCGGCAAGACGACCCTGGTCGAGGCGCTGCTCGCCGCGACCGGGGTCATCTCCGCGCCGGGCTCGATCGAGAGAGGGACGACGGTCTGCGACCACGATGCCCTCGAGAAGGAGCTGCGGCATTCGCTCGACGTGGCGATCACGAGTTGCAGCAGCCAAGGCAAACACATCAATCTGATCGACACCCCCGGGGCGCCGGACTTTCTCGGCCGCGCGATCTCGGCGCTGGCTGCGGTCGAGACCGCAGTCATCATCATCAACGCCCAGGCCGGCATCGAACCCGTCGCCCAGCGCATGATGAAGGCCGCGGACCGGCGCAGCCTGTGCCGGCTGATCGTCATCGACCAGATCGACGGTCCCGAGACCGACCTCGCCAGCCTGACCGAGCAAATCCGCGAGTCCTTCGGCAGCGAGTGCCTGCCAATCAACCTGCCGGCCGATGGCGGCCAGCGCGTCGTCGATTGTTTCTTCCAGCCCAGTGGCGGAGCCACTGATTTCTCGTCGGTCGAGGAGGCCCACGCCCAGATCATCGACCAGGTCGTCGAGGTCGACGAGGAGCTGATGGAGCTCTACCTGGAGCAGGGCCAGGAGCTCAAGCCCGAGCAGCTCCACGACGCCTTCGAGGAGGCCCTACGCGAGGCGCACCTGATCCCGATCTGCTACGTCTCCGGGCAGACCGGTGTCGGCATCCCCGAACTGCTGAACATCCTGGTGCGGCTGATGCCGAACCCGGCCGAGGGCAATCCGCCACCCTTCATGAAGGGCGAAGGGGCCAAGATGACGCCGGTGCAGGTCGCCCCCGATCCCAGCCTGCACGCGATCGCCCATGTCTTCAAGGTCGTCAACGACCCCTTCCGCGGCAAGCTCGGCGTCTTCCGCATCCACCAGGGGCGCATCGCGACCGATAGTCAGCTCTTCGTCGGCGACGCCCGCAAACCCTTCAAAGTCAACCATCTTTTTCGTCTCCACGGGGCCGAACAGATCGAGGTGACCGAAGGCGTGCCGGGCGACATCCTGGCCGTCGCCCGGGTCGAAGACATCCACTTCGACGCGGTGTTGCACGACTCCCACGAAGAGGACCAATTCCATCTCAAGTCGATCGAGTGCCCGGTGCCGCTGTTCGGGCTCGCCATCAACCCGATCAAACGCGGCGACGAGCAAAAGCTCACCGACGCCCTGCACAAGCTCCAGGCCGAGGACCCCTGCCTGCACATCGAGCACAACGCCTCGGCCAACGAGACCGTCATGCGGGGCCTCGGCGAGCAGCACCTGCGTGTCCTGCTCAAACGCCTCGCCGAACAGTTCCACGTCGAGGTCGACACCAAGCCGCCGAGCATCCCCTACCGCGAGACCATCTCGGCCCCGGCCGAGGGCCACCACCGCCACAAGAAGCAGACCGGCGGCGCCGGCCAGTTCGGCGAGGTCTACCTGCGCATCGAGCCGCTGGAGCGCGGCGGCGGCTTCGAATTCGTCGACGCCACCGTCGGCGGCTCGATCCCCGGCCAATTCATCCCGTCGATCGAGAAGGGGATCCGCCAGGTCCTCGACGAGGGCGCGATCGCCGGCTTCCCGATGCAGGACGTCCGAGTCTCGGTCTACGATGGCAAGCACCATCCGGTCGACTCGAAGGACATCGCCTTCGTCACGGCCGGACGCAAGGCCTTCCTCGACGCCGTCGACAAGGCGCGAGCCATAGTCCTGGAACCGATCGTCAAGATCCGCATCGCCGCCCAGAGCCAGGCGATGGGCGACCTCGCCGGTGACCTCTCCGGACGGCGCGGGCACATCAACGGTAGCGAGTCGCGCAGCGACGGACGCGTCATCATCGACGGCGAGGTACCGCTGGCCGAGCTCGAGGGCTACGAATCGCGGCTGAAATCGATGACCGGAGGCAACGGCACCTACAACATCGAGCTCAGCCACTACGAGCCCGTGCCCGGCAACATCCAGAAACAGCTCCGCGACGCCTTCGAGCGCGTCGAAGACTAG